One SAR202 cluster bacterium DNA window includes the following coding sequences:
- the pyrE gene encoding orotate phosphoribosyltransferase, whose product MQAPPVPLGRHVKNSLNEKGRSVSTATGNDKILELAKKLGALKFGEFKLTSGQMSSYYFDGRLLTLDPEGAYESAKALVPLLTAAGAEAVAGPAVAAVPMVAAIAVVSHLEGRPIPALIVRTEAKQHGTKKMIEGTLRPGIKVAVVDDTCSTGGSLNHAIEAVEAAGCKVVKVACILDRNMGGGEGIRSRGYDFTSLLVANEKGEISAI is encoded by the coding sequence ATACAAGCACCGCCTGTACCACTGGGAAGGCACGTCAAAAATAGTCTGAACGAGAAAGGACGAAGCGTGTCCACGGCAACCGGCAACGACAAGATACTGGAGCTCGCAAAGAAGCTCGGCGCCCTGAAGTTCGGCGAGTTCAAGCTCACATCCGGGCAGATGAGCAGCTACTACTTCGATGGCCGCCTGCTGACCTTGGACCCGGAGGGCGCATACGAGTCGGCCAAAGCCCTGGTGCCGCTGCTGACGGCCGCCGGCGCAGAGGCCGTCGCAGGCCCCGCCGTGGCCGCGGTGCCGATGGTGGCGGCGATAGCAGTCGTGAGCCACCTGGAGGGCAGGCCCATCCCGGCGCTCATCGTGCGAACCGAGGCCAAGCAGCACGGCACGAAGAAGATGATCGAGGGCACGCTCAGGCCGGGGATTAAGGTCGCGGTGGTGGACGACACCTGCAGCACCGGCGGCAGCCTGAACCATGCGATTGAGGCTGTGGAGGCGGCCGGGTGCAAGGTGGTCAAGGTAGCATGCATCCTGGACCGCAACATGGGCGGCGGCGAGGGCATTCGCAGCCGCGGCTACGATTTCACATCCCTTCTGGTCGCGAACGAAAAGGGCGAGATAAGCGCCATATGA
- a CDS encoding nicotinate-nucleotide adenylyltransferase, which yields MGMGLIMKLGVFGGTFDPIHLGHLYIAEEAREHLGLDEVLFIPAGQPWFKTGQHITEAHHRLTMTELAVAENPYFKVTDMEVRRAGPTYTVDTLEQLRASRGSEWEFYLIVGLDAIKDFQKWQKADRILDLATVVGMTRPGVDNFDPEPFETVKKGSSEKVLVVHGPSVDLSGTDIRMRVTNGMTIKYRVPTAVEAYIYKHRLYHWEGTSKIV from the coding sequence ATGGGAATGGGACTAATTATGAAGCTTGGCGTCTTCGGCGGCACTTTCGACCCAATCCACCTTGGACACCTTTACATAGCGGAAGAGGCACGGGAGCACCTTGGGCTGGACGAGGTGCTGTTCATTCCGGCAGGTCAGCCATGGTTCAAGACCGGCCAGCACATCACCGAGGCCCACCACCGCCTGACGATGACAGAGCTGGCGGTTGCTGAAAATCCGTACTTCAAGGTCACCGACATGGAGGTCCGGCGCGCGGGGCCTACCTACACTGTTGACACCCTTGAGCAGCTCCGGGCCAGCCGCGGGAGCGAGTGGGAGTTCTACCTTATCGTGGGCCTGGATGCGATCAAAGACTTTCAGAAGTGGCAGAAGGCCGACCGCATACTGGATCTCGCCACTGTGGTCGGCATGACCCGTCCCGGCGTGGACAACTTCGACCCTGAGCCGTTCGAGACGGTCAAGAAGGGGTCATCCGAGAAAGTGCTCGTCGTCCACGGCCCTTCCGTTGACCTTAGCGGCACCGACATCCGCATGCGTGTGACAAACGGCATGACCATCAAGTACCGCGTCCCCACGGCCGTTGAGGCCTACATATACAAGCACCGCCTGTACCACTGGGAAGGCACGTCAAAAATAGTCTGA
- the obgE gene encoding GTPase ObgE: MHMIDRAFITIRSGKGGNGAISGRREKFIEYGGPDGGDGGNGGNFYFRADENVNTLVAFRYKKDFAAEDGENGARSKRYGKWGQDLEIVLPVGTEIWNDEDGSMIADLTKHGEKVLVAKGGKGGRGNAKFANSVNQYPVLAEEGEPAEDLRLRLELKLIADVGLVGAPNAGKSSLISAVSAARPKIAPYPFTTLEPLLGVVQHRDKSFVMVDIPGLIEGAHEGVGLGHDFLRHIERTRVIVHVVDGTLEDPVAEYEKIRAELEAFDDTLIEKHEVVAVNKSDVPEAEVGYRAMKAHLEGKKVFAISAAGRTGMVELLDEVLIVLEKARTEESASRERERTEQEELEKVPVLRPRPVDVRPEIIKKSDTRYVVKFKPAERMAAMVDSGDWNARAQFYEMLRKMRVVDALEKAGIGPGDTVVIGKMEWEWD; this comes from the coding sequence ATACACATGATAGACAGAGCATTCATTACCATAAGAAGCGGTAAGGGCGGCAACGGCGCAATCAGCGGACGCCGGGAGAAGTTCATAGAGTACGGCGGCCCAGATGGAGGGGACGGCGGCAACGGTGGGAACTTCTACTTCAGGGCGGATGAGAACGTTAACACCCTTGTTGCATTCAGGTACAAGAAGGACTTTGCGGCTGAGGACGGTGAGAACGGCGCTCGTTCCAAGAGATACGGCAAGTGGGGGCAGGACCTCGAGATCGTTCTTCCGGTAGGCACAGAGATTTGGAACGACGAGGATGGTTCCATGATTGCAGACCTTACAAAGCACGGGGAGAAGGTCCTTGTAGCGAAGGGAGGCAAGGGAGGTCGCGGAAACGCAAAGTTTGCAAACTCAGTCAACCAGTACCCCGTTCTGGCGGAAGAGGGTGAGCCGGCGGAAGACCTCCGCCTCAGACTTGAGCTGAAGTTGATTGCGGACGTTGGACTTGTCGGCGCGCCTAACGCAGGAAAGTCCAGCCTGATATCAGCCGTAAGCGCCGCAAGGCCGAAGATAGCCCCATACCCATTCACAACCCTTGAGCCCCTTCTGGGAGTCGTCCAGCACAGGGACAAGTCGTTCGTGATGGTCGACATCCCTGGCCTGATCGAGGGCGCTCACGAGGGCGTTGGACTCGGGCACGACTTCCTTCGCCACATCGAGCGCACGAGGGTGATAGTCCATGTCGTCGACGGCACTCTGGAAGACCCTGTCGCTGAGTACGAGAAGATAAGGGCTGAGCTGGAGGCCTTTGACGATACGCTTATCGAGAAACACGAGGTGGTTGCAGTCAACAAGTCGGACGTGCCTGAGGCCGAAGTTGGTTACCGGGCTATGAAAGCGCACCTTGAAGGGAAGAAGGTCTTCGCTATATCCGCCGCAGGGCGCACCGGTATGGTTGAGCTTCTGGATGAAGTGCTCATCGTTCTGGAGAAGGCCCGTACCGAGGAATCAGCATCGCGGGAGCGTGAGCGCACGGAGCAAGAAGAGCTTGAAAAGGTCCCGGTCCTCCGTCCGAGGCCTGTCGATGTCAGGCCGGAGATAATCAAGAAGTCGGATACACGGTATGTAGTCAAGTTCAAGCCTGCAGAGAGAATGGCCGCTATGGTAGACTCTGGAGACTGGAACGCCAGGGCGCAGTTCTACGAGATGTTGCGGAAGATGCGGGTCGTGGACGCGCTGGAGAAGGCAGGCATCGGCCCCGGCGACACCGTCGTAATCGGCAAGATGGAATGGGAATGGGACTAA
- the dnaA gene encoding chromosomal replication initiator protein DnaA, with the protein MLRRGDRLRNSKMVLISVQKAEKVWEAVQGELQLLLPRPSYETWVKDTQGLELTDSELVVGTPSAFVSSMLEERMYSLISQTIEKVVQRPMEVRFDVVASDGSLKASPSDRPATAAAPQAAALAPSLLAYNRLNPKYTFDTFIVGKSNDLAHAASMAVADRPGAAYNPLFLYSGVGLGKTHLLHAVGHRLMARGLALIYCTTEEFTNEYIKSIREGRAEDFRNRYRSADVLLLDDIQFLIGKEQTQEGFFHTFNALHMAGKQVVITSDRPVSGLTLLEDRVSSRLAGGLVVDIQTPDLETRIEILRAKAEGTAHHFPADVLELLSRRVHKNIRELEGCLNRVAALAQLSRSVINLDFVKKAMSDALSPAPARRVSEEVVINAVSAYFSIDKQTIVGKRRDKAAALARHVAMYLLREEANLPLTTIGRLLGGKDHTTVLHACQRITAQIDADAHLRRDVINIREALAAA; encoded by the coding sequence ATGCTCCGGCGCGGGGATCGTCTCAGGAATTCGAAAATGGTCCTAATCTCTGTTCAAAAAGCTGAAAAGGTCTGGGAGGCCGTCCAGGGAGAGCTACAGCTCTTGCTTCCCAGGCCCAGCTACGAGACCTGGGTCAAGGACACACAGGGCCTGGAGCTCACCGACTCCGAGCTGGTTGTCGGCACGCCCAGCGCATTTGTCTCCAGCATGCTGGAGGAGCGGATGTACTCGTTGATCAGCCAGACCATCGAGAAGGTCGTGCAGCGTCCCATGGAAGTCCGCTTCGATGTTGTCGCTTCGGACGGCTCTCTGAAAGCCTCGCCGAGCGACAGGCCAGCGACGGCTGCGGCGCCGCAAGCGGCAGCGCTTGCGCCTTCGCTCCTCGCCTACAACCGGCTCAACCCGAAGTACACTTTCGATACCTTCATCGTCGGCAAGTCCAACGATCTGGCGCACGCCGCGTCCATGGCGGTCGCGGACCGGCCCGGCGCGGCGTACAACCCGCTCTTCCTGTACTCCGGCGTGGGCCTGGGCAAGACGCACCTGCTGCACGCCGTCGGCCACCGGCTGATGGCGCGCGGCCTGGCCCTCATCTACTGCACCACGGAAGAGTTTACCAACGAGTACATCAAGTCGATCCGCGAAGGGAGAGCCGAGGACTTCCGCAACCGGTACCGCAGCGCGGACGTGCTCCTGCTGGACGACATCCAGTTCCTGATAGGCAAGGAACAGACCCAGGAAGGCTTCTTCCACACCTTCAATGCGCTGCACATGGCCGGCAAGCAGGTGGTAATCACCAGCGACCGGCCGGTCTCCGGGCTCACGCTCCTTGAGGACCGTGTCAGCTCGCGACTTGCCGGCGGTCTCGTGGTGGACATCCAGACCCCGGACCTCGAGACGCGCATTGAGATACTGCGGGCCAAGGCCGAGGGGACCGCGCACCACTTCCCGGCCGACGTGCTCGAGCTCCTGAGCAGGCGCGTCCACAAGAACATCCGGGAGCTGGAAGGCTGCCTCAACCGCGTCGCCGCTCTTGCCCAGCTATCGAGAAGCGTCATCAACCTGGACTTCGTGAAGAAGGCGATGTCCGACGCGCTGTCGCCGGCGCCCGCCAGGCGCGTCTCGGAAGAGGTAGTCATCAATGCCGTCTCGGCCTACTTCTCGATAGACAAGCAGACTATAGTTGGCAAGCGGCGTGACAAGGCTGCGGCGCTCGCCCGCCACGTCGCAATGTACCTCCTGCGCGAGGAGGCGAACCTGCCCCTCACCACGATCGGCCGCCTGCTCGGAGGCAAGGACCACACGACGGTCCTGCACGCCTGCCAGCGGATCACCGCCCAGATAGACGCCGACGCCCACCTCCGGCGCGACGTCATCAACATACGCGAAGCCCTCGCCGCCGCCTGA
- a CDS encoding GNAT family N-acetyltransferase, whose protein sequence is MTTARGAARVTVREARIEDVVPLSDALEPEVSRRQIAMRLQEHFEGHRVLWVPDLDGQPVATVSHGGPRHKLPGSLRLFALDVGKDYRRRGIGAALVRAVEEEARRQGLSTVNLEVAQANTDASRLYKRLGYRSSGAPIVERWERAGENGALEPVREVIWVMVKRLD, encoded by the coding sequence TTGACGACTGCAAGAGGCGCCGCAAGGGTGACGGTCCGCGAGGCCAGGATAGAGGATGTAGTTCCCCTTTCAGATGCCCTTGAGCCCGAAGTGAGCCGCCGGCAGATAGCCATGCGCTTGCAGGAGCACTTCGAAGGCCACCGCGTTTTGTGGGTCCCGGACCTCGACGGCCAGCCGGTTGCCACCGTGAGCCACGGCGGCCCACGCCACAAGCTGCCGGGGTCGCTCCGGCTCTTCGCGCTGGACGTAGGCAAGGACTATCGACGCAGGGGCATCGGCGCCGCGCTTGTCCGCGCGGTGGAGGAAGAGGCCCGGCGCCAGGGCCTTTCGACGGTCAACCTCGAAGTTGCCCAGGCCAACACGGACGCCTCGCGGCTGTACAAGCGCCTCGGCTACCGCAGCTCCGGCGCGCCGATCGTGGAGCGCTGGGAGCGCGCCGGCGAAAACGGCGCCCTCGAGCCCGTTCGCGAGGTAATATGGGTGATGGTGAAGCGGCTGGACTAA
- a CDS encoding type II toxin-antitoxin system prevent-host-death family antitoxin → MDSIREVAMGARAKRKPVQVVMENGEPSAVIISIEQYRDMLERLEDMDELNDLREMRKKPLKFR, encoded by the coding sequence ATGGATAGCATTCGAGAGGTCGCCATGGGCGCGAGAGCAAAGCGAAAGCCGGTCCAGGTTGTAATGGAGAACGGGGAGCCATCCGCCGTTATCATCAGCATCGAGCAATACCGCGATATGTTGGAGCGGCTCGAGGATATGGACGAGCTGAACGACCTCAGAGAAATGCGGAAGAAGCCTCTTAAGTTCCGGTAG
- a CDS encoding nucleotidyltransferase family protein: MKLAIDIPSEKIGEFCRKWRVKEFAFFGSVLREDFRPDSDIDVLVTFEPDSNTSLFDLADMQIELEKLFGRPVDLVSRRGVERSRNPIRKKAILDSAVVVHAA, from the coding sequence GTGAAACTGGCAATAGATATTCCTTCGGAAAAGATAGGAGAGTTCTGCCGGAAGTGGCGCGTCAAGGAGTTCGCGTTCTTTGGGTCGGTCCTTCGCGAGGACTTCCGCCCGGACAGCGATATCGACGTGCTGGTGACTTTCGAGCCGGACTCGAATACGAGCCTGTTCGATTTGGCTGATATGCAGATCGAGTTAGAAAAACTGTTCGGAAGACCTGTAGATTTAGTAAGTCGTAGAGGCGTGGAACGAAGCCGCAACCCTATTCGCAAGAAGGCAATACTGGATTCGGCGGTAGTGGTTCATGCGGCGTGA
- a CDS encoding DUF86 domain-containing protein: protein MRRDRECLLDIVDASNLIFTYMNGVTKDAFLEDYMLQDAVIRRLEIIGEATNRLSDDTLALDQEMPWHKIVGMRNALIHRYDDVDLDIVWKTATVDLPLLLPRLESLLHVLGRDP, encoded by the coding sequence ATGCGGCGTGATAGGGAATGTCTGTTAGACATCGTCGATGCGTCTAATTTGATCTTCACCTATATGAACGGCGTCACCAAAGACGCTTTCCTTGAAGACTATATGCTACAGGACGCTGTGATTCGGCGGCTTGAGATTATTGGCGAGGCTACTAATCGATTAAGCGACGACACACTGGCCCTCGATCAGGAGATGCCCTGGCACAAGATAGTCGGCATGCGTAATGCCCTGATTCACAGGTATGATGACGTCGACCTTGACATCGTTTGGAAGACTGCGACTGTGGACCTTCCGTTACTATTACCTCGGCTCGAAAGTCTACTTCATGTCTTGGGCCGAGATCCCTAG
- the carB gene encoding carbamoyl-phosphate synthase large subunit, with protein MPTKPSKVLVIGSGPIVIGQAAEFDYAGTQACKSLREEGITTVLVNSNPATIMTDEDIADIVYIEPLTVPVIERIIAKERPEGLLPNLGGQTALNLAVELAEAGILEKYNVKLMGSNLRAIKYAEDRDLFRNLLIEIGEPVPPSETVNNMEQARKALTDIGLPLVIRPAFTLGGTGGGIANNVEEYLAIVQGGMDASPIHQVLVERSLVGWKELEYEVMRDGADNCITICNMENIDPMGVHTGDSIVVAPSQTLTDKEYQMLRTSALKIIRELGIEGGCNVQFALAPGDVVGKTLPDDGQKGSPYFVIEVNPRVSRSSALASKATGYPIARVAAKIAIGKRLDEIPNAVTKKTVAAFEPALDYCVVKIPRWPFDKFPTGNRKLGTQMKATGEVMAIDRTFEAAFQKAVRSLEIGSRSLLWEDSSWKIDKDAVEAKDTPTSTLKYSDPELKDLPLHPTDERLWALMYALRRGVHPETLSRITGIDPWFTRAFLRITKMEERLMHETVTRDLLWQAKRMGFSDRKIGVLSDRTTDEVRTMRGKWGIRPVYKMVDTCAAEFEAHTPYFYSSYEQENEAEPMPGAKAIVVGSGPIRIGQGIEFDYCSVHAAWALQKEGVKSVLVNSNPETVSTDFDTTDRLYFEPLDEESVRDIIENETGDAGDSHSLTSPSTGEVDPDASSGSGEGEIPATMVQFGGQTAINLSQGLDKAGLPILGSSAASIDTASDRHLFEEFLARIGIPNPPGAAVVNLEQALVVAQEIGYPVLVRPSYVLGGRAMEVVQNATELVKYMAEAQKAGEGRRVLIDKYFAGREVEVDAVCDGETVLIPGIMEQIERAGVHSGDSMAIYPGLTLTEEEVNTVVDYTTRIGLALGVRGLMNIQYVVVGGSAYRSPDRGRGNGEKTEVYVIEVNPRSSRTIPFISKVTGVPMVRLAVNAMLGKTLKEQGYKGSLWKRQKLVAIKAPVFSMQKLVGVDTYLGPEMKSTGEVMGIDYEFRPALAKTLMAAGLMLKPNGAILLSLSDRSKAEAVPMIKDLHAAGYKMYATEGTAAMIAGLGMPVEVITKRLDQGHPNVLDVIIEGKVNAVVNTVTGDRATLQDGFKIRRTAAERRIPCFTSLDTARAAAESLANGAASDYNIKPLPEYRKGKR; from the coding sequence ATGCCAACTAAGCCATCGAAGGTCCTCGTAATCGGTTCGGGCCCAATCGTCATCGGGCAGGCGGCGGAGTTTGACTACGCCGGCACGCAGGCGTGCAAGTCGCTGCGGGAGGAGGGGATCACCACAGTGCTGGTGAACTCCAACCCGGCGACGATCATGACCGACGAGGATATCGCGGACATCGTCTACATCGAGCCGCTTACCGTGCCGGTGATCGAGCGGATCATCGCGAAGGAGCGGCCGGAGGGCCTGCTGCCCAACCTGGGCGGTCAGACCGCCCTCAACCTCGCCGTGGAGCTCGCGGAGGCGGGCATCCTCGAAAAGTACAACGTGAAGCTGATGGGCTCCAACCTCCGCGCGATCAAGTACGCGGAGGACCGCGACCTCTTCCGCAACCTGCTAATCGAGATCGGCGAGCCGGTCCCGCCGTCCGAGACGGTCAATAACATGGAGCAGGCCAGGAAGGCGCTCACGGACATCGGCCTGCCGCTCGTCATCCGCCCCGCGTTCACGCTCGGCGGCACCGGCGGCGGCATCGCGAACAACGTCGAGGAGTACCTCGCAATCGTGCAGGGCGGCATGGACGCCAGCCCCATCCACCAGGTGCTCGTCGAGCGGTCGCTTGTGGGGTGGAAGGAGCTGGAGTACGAGGTGATGCGCGACGGCGCGGACAACTGCATCACCATCTGCAACATGGAGAACATCGACCCCATGGGCGTGCACACCGGCGACAGCATCGTCGTCGCGCCCAGCCAGACGCTGACGGACAAGGAGTACCAGATGCTCCGCACGTCCGCGCTCAAGATCATCCGCGAGCTCGGCATCGAGGGCGGCTGCAACGTGCAGTTCGCGCTCGCGCCCGGCGACGTGGTGGGCAAGACGCTCCCGGACGACGGCCAGAAGGGCAGCCCGTACTTCGTCATCGAGGTCAACCCGCGCGTGAGCCGCAGCTCCGCGCTCGCGTCCAAGGCGACCGGCTACCCCATCGCGCGCGTGGCGGCGAAGATCGCCATCGGCAAGCGGCTGGACGAGATCCCCAACGCGGTCACGAAGAAGACCGTAGCGGCGTTCGAGCCGGCCCTCGACTACTGCGTCGTGAAGATTCCGCGCTGGCCTTTTGATAAATTCCCCACGGGCAACCGCAAGCTGGGCACGCAGATGAAGGCGACGGGCGAGGTCATGGCGATCGACCGCACCTTCGAGGCGGCGTTCCAGAAGGCCGTGCGCTCGCTGGAGATCGGCAGCCGGTCGCTGCTGTGGGAGGACTCCTCCTGGAAGATCGACAAGGATGCCGTTGAGGCGAAGGACACGCCCACTTCCACGCTCAAGTACTCCGATCCCGAGCTGAAGGACCTCCCGCTGCACCCGACCGACGAGCGGCTGTGGGCGCTCATGTACGCCCTCCGCCGCGGCGTGCACCCCGAGACGCTGTCCCGCATCACCGGCATCGACCCCTGGTTCACCCGCGCCTTCCTCCGCATTACGAAGATGGAGGAGCGCCTGATGCATGAGACCGTCACGCGCGACCTCCTCTGGCAGGCGAAGCGGATGGGCTTCTCCGACCGCAAGATCGGCGTGCTGTCCGACCGCACCACCGACGAGGTCCGCACGATGCGCGGCAAGTGGGGCATCCGCCCGGTCTACAAGATGGTGGACACCTGCGCGGCCGAGTTCGAGGCGCACACGCCCTACTTCTACTCCAGCTACGAGCAGGAGAACGAGGCCGAGCCGATGCCCGGCGCGAAGGCGATCGTCGTCGGCAGCGGCCCGATACGCATAGGGCAGGGGATAGAGTTCGACTACTGCTCGGTCCACGCCGCCTGGGCGCTGCAGAAAGAGGGCGTCAAGAGCGTCCTGGTCAACTCCAACCCGGAGACGGTCTCGACGGACTTCGACACCACGGACCGGCTCTACTTCGAGCCGCTGGACGAGGAGAGCGTTCGCGATATCATCGAGAATGAGACCGGGGACGCAGGCGACTCTCATTCTCTTACCTCTCCCTCGACGGGAGAGGTCGACCCCGATGCCTCATCGGGGTCGGGTGAGGGTGAAATACCCGCGACGATGGTGCAGTTTGGCGGGCAGACGGCGATCAACCTTTCGCAGGGCCTCGATAAGGCCGGGCTGCCGATCCTTGGCTCGTCAGCGGCGTCGATAGATACGGCTTCGGACAGGCACCTTTTTGAAGAGTTCCTGGCGCGCATCGGCATCCCAAACCCGCCGGGCGCTGCCGTCGTGAACCTGGAGCAGGCGCTCGTGGTGGCGCAGGAGATCGGCTACCCGGTCCTCGTGCGCCCCAGCTACGTGCTGGGTGGTCGCGCGATGGAGGTCGTGCAGAACGCGACCGAGCTGGTGAAGTACATGGCCGAGGCGCAGAAGGCCGGCGAGGGCCGGCGCGTCCTCATCGACAAGTACTTCGCCGGCCGCGAGGTCGAGGTAGACGCGGTGTGCGACGGCGAGACAGTCCTCATCCCCGGCATCATGGAGCAGATCGAGCGCGCGGGCGTTCACAGCGGCGACTCTATGGCCATCTACCCCGGCCTCACGCTGACCGAGGAAGAGGTCAACACCGTCGTGGACTACACGACGCGCATCGGCCTGGCGCTGGGCGTGCGCGGCCTGATGAACATCCAGTACGTCGTCGTCGGCGGCTCCGCCTACCGCAGCCCGGACAGGGGGCGCGGCAATGGCGAGAAGACCGAGGTCTACGTTATCGAGGTCAACCCGCGCTCCAGCCGGACGATCCCGTTCATATCGAAGGTCACGGGTGTCCCGATGGTGCGCCTGGCCGTGAACGCCATGCTCGGCAAGACGCTCAAGGAGCAGGGCTACAAGGGCAGCCTGTGGAAGCGCCAGAAGCTCGTCGCGATCAAGGCGCCGGTCTTCTCGATGCAGAAGCTCGTCGGCGTGGACACCTATCTTGGCCCGGAGATGAAGTCGACCGGCGAGGTGATGGGCATAGACTACGAGTTCCGCCCGGCGCTGGCGAAGACGCTAATGGCCGCCGGCCTGATGCTCAAGCCCAACGGCGCGATCCTGCTCAGCCTGTCCGATCGCTCGAAGGCCGAGGCGGTGCCGATGATCAAGGACCTCCACGCGGCGGGCTACAAGATGTACGCCACCGAGGGCACCGCGGCAATGATTGCGGGCCTGGGTATGCCGGTCGAGGTGATCACCAAGCGCCTCGACCAGGGCCACCCGAACGTGCTGGACGTGATAATCGAGGGCAAGGTCAACGCTGTCGTAAACACCGTCACCGGCGACCGCGCGACGCTCCAGGACGGCTTCAAAATACGCCGCACCGCGGCCGAGCGCCGCATCCCGTGCTTCACCTCGCTCGACACCGCCCGCGCGGCCGCCGAGAGCCTCGCCAACGGCGCGGCGAGCGATTACAACATAAAGCCGCTTCCGGAGTACAGGAAGGGGAAGAGGTAG
- a CDS encoding GDSL family lipase, translating into MIIPADSPRLTWQGAISLEHGDGWVKPWRIPYKEAALFPPADRVPKHAQLPAGVRISFRTDTRSVAVNAEVVSDVSPMPQQYGLIDVCSDGAFHCTARPQDGRYVVRGLPQGRKVVEIWLPQAVEIRVKSIEVDDGASVGPNIDKRPKWVVYGSSITQCAKADSPSNTWPGVASRSMGLDLTCLGYGGSCYMEPMVARMVRDLPADYLTMKVGVNIYSVNALSLRTFRAAAIGFVKIVREKHPGTPYIVTSPIWSAPKETTPNAAGLTLQAMRSELAEAVAALRALGDRNVHYLDGLKLLGPESPDLMGDPTHPNADGYRHMGEAFVRETRAVFGR; encoded by the coding sequence ATGATCATACCCGCAGACTCGCCCAGGCTGACCTGGCAGGGCGCGATATCGCTGGAGCACGGCGACGGCTGGGTAAAGCCGTGGCGCATCCCGTACAAAGAGGCCGCGCTCTTCCCGCCGGCAGACCGGGTGCCGAAGCACGCTCAACTGCCCGCCGGAGTCCGCATCTCGTTCCGGACGGACACGCGCTCGGTGGCGGTCAACGCGGAGGTGGTCTCTGACGTCTCACCCATGCCGCAACAGTACGGCCTGATAGACGTATGCTCCGACGGCGCGTTCCACTGCACCGCGAGGCCGCAGGATGGACGCTACGTAGTCCGGGGGCTGCCGCAGGGCAGGAAGGTCGTCGAGATATGGCTGCCGCAGGCCGTGGAGATCAGGGTCAAGAGCATCGAGGTCGATGACGGCGCGTCGGTCGGGCCGAATATCGACAAGCGCCCCAAGTGGGTGGTGTACGGCAGCTCTATCACCCAGTGCGCGAAGGCGGACAGCCCCAGCAACACCTGGCCGGGCGTCGCCTCCCGCTCGATGGGGCTGGACCTGACCTGCCTGGGCTACGGCGGCAGCTGCTACATGGAGCCGATGGTGGCGCGCATGGTGCGCGACCTCCCGGCCGACTACCTGACGATGAAGGTGGGGGTGAACATCTACTCGGTGAACGCTCTCAGCCTTCGAACCTTCCGGGCGGCGGCGATAGGCTTCGTGAAGATCGTGCGAGAAAAGCACCCGGGCACGCCGTATATTGTGACCTCGCCCATATGGTCTGCCCCCAAGGAGACTACACCGAACGCCGCGGGGCTGACGCTGCAGGCGATGCGCTCCGAACTGGCGGAGGCGGTCGCCGCGCTTCGGGCGCTGGGCGACAGGAACGTCCACTACCTGGACGGCCTCAAGCTGCTCGGCCCGGAGTCTCCGGACCTGATGGGCGACCCCACGCACCCGAACGCGGATGGGTACAGGCACATGGGCGAGGCGTTCGTGAGGGAGACGAGGGCGGTGTTTGGGAGGTAA
- a CDS encoding PIN domain-containing protein, whose amino-acid sequence MIVADSSVWINFQRLPESPDAMAFDTLLAADEVVLVAPVLTELLRGARDEKSYRFYRDFLSALKYVEADRETWILAGEISHALDRRGLRVALGDLLIATLAIQNDLPLYALDGDFDKIHMVRSIKRYRPSEEMGREGAVTVR is encoded by the coding sequence GTGATCGTCGCCGATTCCTCCGTATGGATAAACTTCCAAAGGCTGCCGGAGTCGCCGGATGCGATGGCCTTTGACACCCTGCTGGCCGCAGACGAGGTTGTTCTGGTGGCGCCCGTTCTGACAGAACTTCTTCGCGGCGCCCGGGATGAGAAGTCGTACAGGTTCTACCGGGACTTCCTGAGCGCTCTCAAGTACGTTGAGGCCGATAGAGAGACCTGGATACTGGCCGGCGAGATCTCGCACGCCCTTGACCGGAGGGGACTGCGCGTCGCTCTGGGAGACCTGTTAATCGCAACCCTCGCCATCCAGAACGATTTGCCTTTGTACGCTCTGGATGGAGATTTCGACAAGATACACATGGTCCGCAGCATCAAACGTTACCGGCCGAGTGAGGAGATGGGGCGTGAGGGTGCGGTAACTGTGAGATGA
- a CDS encoding ribbon-helix-helix protein, CopG family, whose amino-acid sequence MRTTLNIDEKLLDEAIADTGEKSRSKAVEAILREYLRRKKIDTLRRLAKEHSLKDDLREHRDVDIERQKRLDKLRGS is encoded by the coding sequence ATGCGCACCACGCTGAATATTGATGAGAAGCTGCTGGATGAAGCCATAGCTGATACCGGGGAGAAGTCCAGGAGCAAAGCCGTAGAAGCCATACTGCGCGAGTATCTGAGGCGCAAAAAGATCGATACGCTCCGGAGGCTGGCCAAGGAGCACTCGCTCAAGGACGATCTGCGAGAGCATCGAGATGTGGACATCGAAAGGCAGAAGCGGCTCGACAAACTGAGGGGTAGTTAA